AGTCGTtcagttttaagcaagataaagACCTCACAATTCTTTTTCAtataaacaaggcttgtgccctgtttttgtttacataggtaaaatcttatttgtttatcttcttattcattttaagcataaataaacatttcctAACATCTGACGCATTCATTTAAGGCCTAGAATTAGAATTTTTACTTCAgctttcaaaatgtaaacaaaaactttgtttacataacaaaaaattgtaagctctgtattttgcttctaactcaacaaatgacactcaaattttggttgcctataaAAAATGCgtcactgaagcattgtaaaaataaaatcagaaaaataatttttgaccaaaattgaaCCATGCCTCTTTAACAATGGGAATTcaaacaatgatttaaaaaatataattcaataaaaggaaaataatacatatatatatatacaatgaaattaaaaataaaataaattaaaaaaaaataagtgtaaaaataTTTGGTGATTAACACTATGAAAATAAACACTGCAAAATGTATATAGTTTATACATGTTTGTAACTTACCAGTACTTACATAAAAAGAGAGATACAAATCTTGAACtcctttaatttgtaaacaaggaTCCTACTTTTTTGTTTgcttattaattttttgatataatttttaaaagtacaatacatgtattgttaacaAAAATAGGTTTGACAAATACTACAGAAAGCTTAAGTAAgtacaaatagaaaaaatatataacatatactgATAGTAAAAAGAATTTATAATCCATGAAAACGAGAGCATATCATACAAATTTTAGACTACTTTTCATAATGATCCAGGTATTTTGATCACAATTAGAAACACATAAATTAAGAATTGTGGACATTGAaaggagaaaaaattaaaacatctttAGCTCAGATGTTTTGCATGTTATTTAAACTTCTTATTTATCAGTGTTTGTTGTCAAAGTGTGAAATCCTTTAAACTCATTTTcgtaacattttttttgcaaatggtttggcaataaaacataaattttgcaaataaacttaTTACTTTTATGAATAACTATGAAACTTTTGTGAATAAATGCATTCCCttcacattatatatttttaaaaaattgtgtgaataaatgcatatgattattattattattattataaaagcATAACTATATATTTAAACCCTCCCATAatctaaaaaaagaattgaatgaaaacaatttatcaaacaaaattagTGTTAAACACTGTATCCAAAAAGTTTTGTATagtgttattacatgtacagtcgAACTTTGGTACCCagaacactgatatcttgaatacaataGATATattgaagtgatttgtaagtccaaGCTACTTATACTTTAAGTATATTACCTTTGATATCCCAAATACTTGGATATTGCAAAGTTTTTTACCAGACCtatctagtttgagataacgaGGTTTGGCTGTATTTGCTGCAAAGTTTAACAATGAGTATGTTTTAAGACTTTCGTTCCTCATTTTTACTTTTGTGAAATTTCTCAATTTTAGGTTGGTTTGAGGTCAACTTGGATCAAAGAAAATTACGTACCCCAACAGGGAACCTTTTTCAGGTTCCCAGTGAACCATTGGCTCTGGCTATAGCTACTGAATGGAACTCACAGAAGGAAACAATCAAGAGGCAGGCTATGCACCTGGtatgaacaaaaacaaagagTGTAAACTTATAAAATACATTCTCATATTGAACAcagaataaacaaacaaattattaGCTTACCTAAGCTAAAGCTTCATTGAGCTTTCCTAATCACCTTTTGTGTGGCATTCTTCTGTCTGTTCagtaaacattttacattttcgacatcgctccagaaccactgggccaatttcattcaaacttggaacaaagcattcttaggtgaaggggattcatgattattaaaataaaaggcAACACCCGCCTACAAAGGGAGATAAAATACTATTGAATAATTGTTGgcctttcttctcaaaaaccattatgccagaaaagatgaaacttgtttggaaacatttacaggtagtttagattcaatttttgggagttgattttaatcaactctcctatgcagttactctgccaaagcgaaagtgaaacagtgtttggacctaagcacaaatcaccaccgctgacaagacttagttctcgaaaataattgaaaaattcgatgtaatgtatgctgaagcattgtttttcaaggaaacttatcgatataaacactttaaaaatagtcagattttatataatacgaacaagtaagatatttttgtagtctcatttATTCctaggctctcttgcttgtcggagattaatggagacagccgaacgtctggttgaacgagacgagagtTCGATATCagtagtgcttggatccatacaatttttagaaatttttcgATTACTCATACATACCCGGTAGTTTAAAAtccatctttaaatattacacaacatgattcatatggggtttctcgaaattcttgtcagaaaagtctaaaaatccatattataaaaaagtgcgtaattcaaatacagactagaaactaattgccatgaaAAATAagttgatttcaaaataaatgataatcgataaaatcaactcccgtcagtacttcagtactttgattaaagatTATGATCCCCAGGGTTATGGTGGGACaacaatgggggtcaaattttaggaaaaaaatctCCCTTTCAAGAACATCAATGCTATTATTTGTGTTATAACTATGCAAGAATTGTGATAAAGTGTTTTAAACTGAACATCCCCAACCTCATCCAGGACAATTCTGGGGCCTCAGCTGAAGAAGCTCAATGTTTAACATAACTTACATAAGAATATGTGCAATCTGAGATTCATTTAAGCAATATATACTCTActaaattgttcatatatatttgtatgaGACTTCATATTGATGCTGCTTTGATCAAATTTATgaccattgttgctcaggtgagcaatgtggtccctgggcctcttgttttctgtTCTTTGCAGCTTGGGGATggaaaacacacaacttttcagataaaaatcatataccatcacAAACCATGAGTGATCGTGTAAATCTAGAATgcgttggtaaaaaaaaaaaaaaaaggttttccaCTAAATTGTCCTGCCCTTTGCTAACATCATTGTAGTACAATGTACTTAGTCTAGTACTTTTCTGCCAACAGACAACCCTTAGTAATACAGTGCTGGACAATCCCATGCAGAGATCAAGAGGAGACATTGTTCGAGGGGTGTTACACTTTCTGGAAACAGACACCATATTGTAAGTAGAATATactaaatgttttcttttctgcTTCCACATGTGGTTATATGCATACAAATTTGTAATGTTACTGAATATTTTCAATTGCTTTATATCACTTTATTTGGAATTAGAATGTGTCTGCATGTTGCATTTTTGGATTCCATGAACTAGGCTATGGAGTTTGGATTCATATGCCAGGAATGTGTAGTATATTGGTAATTTTTTCCGCCATCAAAGATGGCATCAGAAAAGTATGGTAGATGATATGAGTCAATATTTGGCTGGTTTCCATTGTTTGGTAGCCTGTCAGTTGTACTATTTTACACCTAATTTAACTTCTGAAGATCAACTATACcattttcaaccaaacttaCACACaagatatttaatatattaacttgTTTAAAGTGTTATTAAGACTGTTCAATTAAGAACCATAGCCATTTTCAAGGGTTGGATGTTTCATAATTTTCTACTCTTTTACATGACCTTTTACttttaaacatgaaatattGACTTAAGTAATTTATATGTTCAGGAAAAAGCAGCTTGTGTTATCAATACAATTGATATGATAGCTCATTTTTTGTGCAAATCAATTGATTTCTATGCTGTTTGATATTTAGCAATGACAGTATCATTGATATATAGTTACCTTCATTGTGTGTATTTTACACTGTTTTCACCAGATACAGATCAACAGAGCCTCAAGAATTTTTAGAATTACAGAAGCAGGAATGGGATCCAGTGCTAAAATGGTTCAGATCCAGGTAAACTTATATTAGGTTTTCAATGGGGTCACAGTCTGTGTTAAACTCATCAATTGAGCTGAGGTTTAGAAGATAGACCCAGCGGTTTCCAGACTGACAACAATCTGCAGTATAACTGTACATTgactattttgttaaaaaaataagatactgTCAGTTTTGTCACAGGGAGTAAATACCGTACTAACCTTTTCAAAGCTGATTTCAGATTTAACCACTATTCCTGAAATCAATTTAGTAAACATAAATGAACACTGACAATCTGTAACTATTTAACTTTGTTTCTCCTACCTTTGACCATTAGTTACCAGGTAGAGTTAGATTCCACCACCTCCCTGATGCCCCCAGAGATACCAGAAAAAACAGAAGAAGTCATCACACGGAAAGTCAATTCGCTCAATGACTGGGCATTAGTGGGTCAGTTCATTGCTTTTACTTCTCCCTGTGTTACTTTATTTCTATCAATCATGAGTAGATAGGTATTACATTCAGTGAAAATTAACATGATAAAAGAAGGCTGTACAAAAAAGACTTGCAATTTACaatgaaattgataaatattttatcacCTAAGTGAGAGTTATTCCActacataaaattgtatttcaaaagTCCAAAGTCAAACAAAAATGATCTATGATCAATGATACATATATGTCTACCTTCACAGGTTTCCAGTATGGTGTAGAAAACCTGAAGTCTATAATACTTATGTTAGCAATCACAGATAAACGTTTGACTGTAGAAAAAGCTGTGCAACTCGCCAGGCTAGAGACATTGTACCaggtaaataaaacaagatGGATCCAATAAGTTCTCAGAAATAGATTACATCAAGATTTTTCTCATAATCTAATACTGGGCTAAGAGCAGAGTGTATTGTGTATTTTGTAGACAAAGATCTGGGGTAATGTACAATGGCACCATGATGTAGACATCTACCAGCTTCAATCCCGGGTAGCGGCAGCTGCTTTATTTGTACACTGGTGCAGCAATGACATGGCAACTTCACATAAAACAACCTATAGCAATCAGACATAGCATCATTTATGTTTTctatttaatcaataaattttaaaaagtgtggtactttgtgttattatttaaacTTACCGGTAATTAAATGAAGGGGTATTactgattttgtaaaattagtTTGTTTTCCAAATCAGGCTATACATCTTTACACAAATTTACTCACTCTTATGTccaaatttgtttgatttagcCCATAATGAATGATTCTTGAATGCTAATTCATAAATTGCCAtcaatttttaatcatataaGATATCAAAAAATTGAGGTAAAACAGTGTCACTAAAAGATTTTGAAGTTTTCTGCTTTATTTTGCTTATATTATCACAGTTTCATCTCAGTGCAATGAAGCATgttcaaataataataatttcagTCTCTGAAATTTTCCTTCCACATGGTCACTTATAGTTATAACATCCATCTGGTCAGACATACACTGTAATTACAGAGGTCCATTCAGTCTTAACAGACAAGTTCAACATTGTTTTACTGGGATCACAATAATCTGTCCACAGAGTCGTGCTTTTTGGCACACGTGCACTAGTTTTGCATGACCTCCAAATTATCCATCTCCTCTCGTAAATGGTCAATTAGATTGTTGATTTCAGACACTCGCATCCTGTTGCGTGTGATTTCCTCGTCCTGGTGAATCTGTTCTATTAAATTCTTGAGGGACTGATTAATGCGGGTGACAATATCATCCTCTTTGTTGTCAATCTTTAGGAGATGCACATCGTGTGATGAAGACACTGCATTGATGATTGTATCTTTGTCCACaagtaactaaaatatattaaaatcatttataagaatcatttgtattgtatattcaAGGAAACTAAAtggcaatatttacattctactgtgtttttccattaaattctgtgatcttcaaatgcctctaaatgcaacaagtagtcaaaggttaAATTGACAAGTTTTTGTTATAACGTCACAAATATtaaacgctgtaaactgcaacgtcacaagcgaaaatcaaagttcacgcttgtggctgttactgtggctctttcattaatattaacttacccttaggataagataggaattttaaggtatgaatcgcatttgcagacaaggcaagaagttaaaaaaatgtaaatataagcattaaatcatgattttttgaagtatacactctcataactgcagcggtgtgtgcatacaaattttcataacgcgctaacgcgcgttactcaatttgtatgcacacaccgctgcagttatgagagtgtatacttcaaaaaatcatgtttcAATGCTATATTAACTCTTGCTGTAACAGTAAGAAAAggtatattttagaaaaataaagggcaataactcttgttgtgacagaaaaaaaaagaccTCTCAGATGCACACAAAATGTATTTTACCATTTTTAGGTCATCAGATATTTCATCATCCAGCTCATTTTTTATGACCTTTTCCAGAGTGACAATTGCAATTTCCATCATTTTTTCGTGATGATTATTTTCCAAGTCTCGACATTGGGAGAGAAGTGCTTGGACATTTTCTACGAATGTGCCAACCATGTCCTGCATATTCCTCTCAAACTCCTTGATTACTTCCTGAAAAATAGTCagtattttgctgcaaaaacttttgaatttaaGGTTTTTGTAATAGTTCACAGTTATCCCTAATGTTTAGAcgttattttaatttataaccattttcatgttttttacaCAGATTATTCCATTTAGACCTAATTCTTACACATATATTACCTCCAGTTGGTCCACAAGCTGTAGTTCCAGTCCCATCAGCTTGTCCCACAGCACCTGAATCTTGTCATTGTAATCCCGGGCATACTGCTCGACCATCTTGTGATCACTCATCTGGGACATCTCTAGTAACATCTAAAGGTCAGgtacaaattcaaaaataagacACAGGCATACTGTATGTTCATCATTTCCTACATGTAATTGTTAGCTGTTACTTGTAGCATTTAATCACTGAACCTTGAACCAATctctgtataattatatatgctaatttctttatttcatgtACTGAACATTTTTGTTTGCTACACTATAGATATACTTAAATTGCATACATGAAGTGTCTTACCCTTTTCTTTGTCTCTGTGAACTCATCGATGTGAACCATGCCCAGCCTCTTGTTGTCCTGTTTAGCTTCCTCCACACACTCCCAGAAACTCTTGACCTCCTCCTCACGCTTCTCGTGCTCAGCGATACCAAAGTCAAAGATCTGGGTACAGATCTGCATGAACTTCTCTTTGAAGGTAAAAAGTGTTAAGGAAAACATGATCTTTATTCTATAGCATTATCAAAAGAAATTTGATCTATGTTTTATTACTTTACACTTCATCATTTAACTTTCATTTGAAAGATAAATGTCAAAAAGGATATCTGTGGAGTTGATCTTCTAGACCAGGCATCTCATTCAGTTTTTGACCCTCCTTATCCTCAGCATACATTTGTTCAAAGAGATCTGGTCCATTCATCAGTTCTACATAGGCATTCTACAATAACACAAGCAAATTTTGTACTTAAATTCACACAGCTTGATTTCTGACAGTATAGTACCTGAAAATGAATCCGACAAGTGTTATAAACCCACCTTGTGTTTCTCCAGTTCTTGTTGTCGTTTTGTCTCATCCTCTTTCTTGATTTCTGCCTGCTTTTCATTATGAAGCATCTCATCCCTAGATACCTGGTATTTTTCTATGGCAGCATCTCTCTATAAAATAAGAActtttgtattttaatgaaTGAACTTTAAGcacccggtctgaaaaaattcagtCTAAAACTAGACAAATTTTGTGAGCCGTattaaattgcaaatttttactATGGGAAGCACGGTAGCTCCCaagtcgtccatccaaattttttcacacCAGGAGCTA
This portion of the Magallana gigas chromosome 7, xbMagGiga1.1, whole genome shotgun sequence genome encodes:
- the LOC105345924 gene encoding ATP synthase mitochondrial F1 complex assembly factor 2 isoform X2, whose protein sequence is MAAPMNTCKHLIGTLTRIRKPKPINVCFIRKYKTGELKKFYKNASIVQNQGWFEVNLDQRKLRTPTGNLFQVPSEPLALAIATEWNSQKETIKRQAMHLTTLSNTVLDNPMQRSRGDIVRGVLHFLETDTILYRSTEPQEFLELQKQEWDPVLKWFRSSYQVELDSTTSLMPPEIPEKTEEVITRKVNSLNDWALVGFQYGVENLKSIILMLAITDKRLTVEKAVQLARLETLYQTKIWGNVQWHHDVDIYQLQSRVAAAALFVHWCSNDMATSHKTTYSNQT
- the LOC105345924 gene encoding ATP synthase mitochondrial F1 complex assembly factor 2 isoform X1, which codes for MAAPMNTCKHLIGTLTRIRKPKPINVCFIRKYKTGGEFLYSVQDPLLNSHWLSQNKTGQELKKFYKNASIVQNQGWFEVNLDQRKLRTPTGNLFQVPSEPLALAIATEWNSQKETIKRQAMHLTTLSNTVLDNPMQRSRGDIVRGVLHFLETDTILYRSTEPQEFLELQKQEWDPVLKWFRSSYQVELDSTTSLMPPEIPEKTEEVITRKVNSLNDWALVGFQYGVENLKSIILMLAITDKRLTVEKAVQLARLETLYQTKIWGNVQWHHDVDIYQLQSRVAAAALFVHWCSNDMATSHKTTYSNQT
- the LOC105345923 gene encoding dynein regulatory complex subunit 3 yields the protein MSRLYDTVEPAVIDEEMLKKAVEEQGPKEEAGKIAKQEGIDFGDVLSLRLDFLNILKIDNLWEFTKLTKLQLDNNIIEKIEGLESLVNLVWLDLSFNNIEVIDNLDSLTKLEDLTLYSNRISTIENMDSLLNLHVLSLGRNQLTDLENLRYLRRFKNLKTLNLSDNPFCKQDEYKQYVIAFLSNLEFLDYRLVDQQSRDAAIEKYQVSRDEMLHNEKQAEIKKEDETKRQQELEKHKNAYVELMNGPDLFEQMYAEDKEGQKLNEMPGLEDQLHSFKEKFMQICTQIFDFGIAEHEKREEEVKSFWECVEEAKQDNKRLGMVHIDEFTETKKRMLLEMSQMSDHKMVEQYARDYNDKIQVLWDKLMGLELQLVDQLEEVIKEFERNMQDMVGTFVENVQALLSQCRDLENNHHEKMMEIAIVTLEKVIKNELDDEISDDLKMLLVDKDTIINAVSSSHDVHLLKIDNKEDDIVTRINQSLKNLIEQIHQDEEITRNRMRVSEINNLIDHLREEMDNLEVMQN